The Mytilus trossulus isolate FHL-02 chromosome 3, PNRI_Mtr1.1.1.hap1, whole genome shotgun sequence genome contains a region encoding:
- the LOC134710097 gene encoding kanadaptin-like has protein sequence MAEQNVGDMLETANGELDTQFEPSGDEKQPEKSTVPVEMAEKHTFKVPGLVTSKQNEKPATSTIETNNGTTVSTEAMDNTDDKGTITNKLSLLSPAEQLKETSTPIPYKEPSWGGISNDKYSLEVLKNGVIIDKIDLGKSFYVFGRLQSCDVSMEHPSLSRHHAVLQFSKIKSEKQNIGWYLYDLDSTHGTWINKNRVYANRYYRVHVGHVLKFGGSSRLYILQGPGEDQEEESDLSVTALKEQRERQTKEAEVLRHADMAAQEKKLDAIRKKEDDGGCSWGMADDAIEDEGTNAPSEEIKLENEDLYVDDPKKALKGFYEREGYEEPEYIVTDGGSGKYKCAVELPVDGPNGEPVIAEAIVSGKKKEAVLQCALEGCRILDRMNLLRASTHESRKRKQKNWEDDDFYDSDEDLYLDRTGDIEKKRRQRMKKAGKDEQKTETYKSLVEKHDTITKEIQGIEAKLEKAKSDAAAMDNDDLDALDAYMMAIKSGVMDTKTKMALKRQLIELKQKEMKIRKLVNIAKSASLPELISPQIVPKAPSVQIKLPVIGKIKSLKTQKRPLVPSRPVKVTGGKDFVEEEEEEDEDEELGAKVPREDPSSRLQGDADDIKTTKDKSHNSIQKDNKTKQNDTDQEAMEISQDSREEVAARLKDPSSRGDDPKFTNMEDNDMNALQSKQKQTKDKQKKKYPKQKPVNTEGKITGDYDSTDPDFATWVPPSDQSGDGKTSLNAKLGY, from the exons ATGGCCGAACAAAACGTCGGTGATATGTTAGAGACCGCTAATGGTGAACTTGATACACAGTTTGAACCATCTGGTGATGAAAAACAACCAGAAAAGAGCACTGTCCCTGTCGAAATGGCTGAAAAACATACATTCAAAGTCCCTGGCTTAGTAACAtctaaacaaaatgaaaaacccGCCACTAGCACAATAGAAACTAATAATGGCACTACAGTCAGTACAGAAGCCATGGATAATACTGATGACAAAGGAACTATCACAAACAAACTGAGCTTATTATCCCCAGCGGAACAACTGAAAGAGACATCAACACCTATTCCGTACAAGGAACCATCGTGGGGAGGAATTAGTAACGACAAATATAGTCTTGAAGTTCTGAAAAATGGGGTCATTATTGACAAAATAGATTTGGGCAaatcgttttatgtgtttggaAGACTGCAGAGTTGTGATGTTAGTATGGAACATCCTTCATTATCAAGACATCATGCCGTTCTTcagttttctaaaataaaatctgaAAAGCAGAACATTGGCTGGTATCTTTATGATCTTGACAGTACCCATGGAACatggataaataaaaatagagtATATGCAAACAGATACTATCGTGTACATGTTGGTCATGTATTGAAATTTGGAGGGAGTTCAAGGCTTTATATTTTACAG gGACCAGGTGAAGACCAAGAAGAAGAATCAGATTTGTCAGTCACCGCACTTAAAGAACAGagagaaagacaaacaaaagaagCTGAAGTTTTAAGACATGCAGACATGGCAGCACAAGAAAAAAAGTTAGATGCAATCAGAAAGAAAGAAGATGATGGTGGTTGTTCTTGGGGAATgg CTGATGATGCTATTGAAGATGAAGGTACAAACGCACCATCTGAAGAAATCAAGTTAGAAAATGAAGATCTTTATGTTGATGATCCTAAGAAGGCTCTGAAAGGATTTTATGAAAGAGAGG gTTATGAAGAACCAGAATATATCGTAACAGATGGAGGAAGTGGGAAATACAAATGTGCGGTAGA GTTACCAGTTGATGGACCTAATGGGGAACCAGTAATTGCTGAGGCTATTGTTTCGGGTAAGAAGAAGGAAGCGGTGCTACAATGTGCTTTAGAAGGATGTAGGATATTAGATAGAATGAACTTGTTACGAGCATCAACACATg AAAGCAGGAAGAGAAAACAGAAGAATTGGGAAGATGATGATTTTTATGACAGTGATGAAGACTTATACCTGGACAGAACAGGAGATATAGAGAAGAAAAGACGACAAAGAATGAAAAAAGCAGGAAAAGatgaacaaaaaacagaaacatataAAAGTTTG GTAGAAAAGCATGACACAATCACTAAAGAAATACAAGGAATTGAAGCAAAGCTGGAAAAAGCTAAATCAG ATGCAGCAGCCATGGACAATGATGACCTTGATGCTCTAGATGCCTACATGATGGCAATAAAGTCTGGTGTCATGGATACAAAAACTAAAATGGCATTGAAAAGACAACTGATAGAACTTAAACAGAAAGAAATGAAGATCAGAAAACTTGTCAACATTGCTAAGTCTGCTTCATTACCAGAGTTGATAAG TCCTCAGATAGTACCTAAAGCTCCAAGTGTACAGATTAAACTTCCAGTTATTGGTAAAATCAAGTCACTTAAAACGCAGAAGAGACCATTAGTG CCATCAAGACCAGTAAAAGTAACAGGTGGAAAAGATTTTGTtgaggaagaagaagaagaagatgaaGATGAGGAACTAGGTGCTAAAGTTCCTCGTGAAGATCCTTCATCACGACTTCAAGGAGATGCAGACGACATTAAAACAACTAAAGATAAATCTCATAATTCAAttcaaaaagacaataaaacaaaacaaaatgatacgGACCAAGAAGCAATGGAAATTTCTCAAGATTCTAGGGAAGAAGTTGCAGCACGATTAAAAGATCCATCTTCAAGGGGAGATGATCCCAAATTTACAAACATGGAAGATAATGACATGAATGCATTGCAATCTAAACAAAAGCAGACCAAAgataaacagaagaaaaaatacCCAAAACAGAAGCCTGTAAATACTGAA GGGAAGATAACTGGAGACTATGATTCTACTGACCCAGATTTTGCTACGTGGGTGCCTCCATCag ATCAATCAGGAGATGGAAAAACAAGCTTAAATGCAAAGTTGGGTTACTGA